The proteins below are encoded in one region of Micromonospora sp. DSM 45708:
- a CDS encoding SGNH/GDSL hydrolase family protein — MASAATLLIAGTPAVTASAGPTDTDRAGHGRAEWAGSWAAAVTRGNTVGLTNTGLNDQSIRMTVQTTVGGPRLRVRLTNLYGEQAVKVGHATVARPNTATVDDLSDVDPASVRELTFSGGTSATINKGAELLSDALAYPVAEQEDLVVTLYFPVLTGPVTFHGQSRVTNFIGATDLTTAAGGAGFTIKPNCCWMFLSGIDVERKVAPGSVVVLGDSIGDGNGSTVNADKRWPDLLAARLIEARPEVRTPGVLNLSLAGNRLNHEGPEPGAGGFPGYYELGPNALARLNEDVFPQTGVRTVITHLGINDIWMNGDSAEAIIASLRQLNQQVKARGLTSLVGTITPYEGNGGPGVWTEEKDATRNAVNTWLRGAGRAEFDGVLDFDAVLRDPAQPSRLLPAYDAGDHIHPNDAGAQAMANAVPLRLLGL, encoded by the coding sequence ATAGCTTCCGCCGCAACGCTGCTGATCGCCGGCACCCCGGCGGTCACCGCGAGCGCCGGCCCCACCGACACCGACCGCGCCGGGCACGGGCGCGCCGAGTGGGCGGGGAGCTGGGCCGCCGCGGTGACCCGAGGGAACACCGTGGGGCTGACCAACACCGGCCTCAACGACCAGAGCATCCGGATGACGGTGCAGACCACGGTGGGCGGCCCGCGCCTGCGGGTCCGGCTCACCAACCTCTACGGCGAGCAGGCCGTCAAGGTCGGGCACGCCACGGTCGCCCGGCCGAACACCGCAACCGTCGACGACCTGTCCGACGTCGACCCGGCCAGCGTCCGGGAACTGACGTTTTCCGGCGGCACGTCGGCGACCATCAACAAGGGCGCCGAACTGCTCAGCGACGCGCTTGCCTACCCGGTGGCCGAGCAGGAGGACCTGGTGGTCACCCTGTACTTCCCGGTGCTCACCGGACCGGTCACGTTCCACGGCCAGTCCCGGGTCACCAACTTCATCGGCGCCACGGACCTGACCACCGCGGCCGGCGGCGCCGGCTTCACCATCAAGCCGAACTGCTGCTGGATGTTCCTCTCCGGCATCGACGTGGAGCGCAAGGTCGCGCCGGGCTCGGTGGTGGTGCTCGGCGACTCCATCGGCGACGGCAACGGCAGCACGGTCAACGCCGACAAGCGCTGGCCGGATCTGCTCGCCGCGCGGCTGATCGAGGCCCGCCCGGAGGTCCGTACGCCGGGCGTGCTCAACCTCAGCCTGGCCGGCAACCGGCTCAACCACGAGGGCCCGGAGCCCGGCGCGGGCGGGTTCCCCGGCTACTACGAGCTGGGCCCGAACGCGCTGGCCCGGCTGAACGAGGACGTGTTCCCGCAGACCGGCGTCCGGACCGTCATCACCCACCTGGGCATCAACGACATCTGGATGAACGGCGACAGCGCCGAGGCGATCATCGCCTCGCTGCGCCAGCTCAACCAGCAGGTCAAGGCGCGCGGGCTGACCAGCCTGGTCGGCACCATCACCCCGTACGAGGGCAACGGCGGGCCGGGCGTGTGGACCGAGGAGAAGGACGCCACCCGCAACGCCGTCAACACCTGGCTGCGTGGGGCCGGCCGGGCCGAGTTCGACGGCGTGCTCGACTTCGACGCCGTGCTGCGTGACCCGGCGCAGCCCAGCCGGCTGCTGCCGGCGTACGACGCCGGGGACCACATCCACCCGAACGACGCGGGCGCGCAGGCGATGGCGAACGCCGTCCCCCTGCGGCTGCTCGGGCTGTGA
- a CDS encoding cytochrome P450 gives MDVSEILTGLYSEQGRQNPYPFYTDLHVHGPINAIPTRAEHSTVTAVAGGYDVVDGILRDPGWYKGFPPGWEEQEILRTFLTSMMFVNPPDHTRMRAVFAKTFTPRRLGALEPVVVRIVTERLDAMAEAGADGTEVDFVADFAYPVPALVMAEFIGLPAADLAWYRQRVDWIDEYMDVAGKTPERLTRANQAAEELRAYYRDLIAHRRRAPGEDLISGLVEVLDAGGVDLTEDELISNLIVLFNASFVTTVYMFSNGLPLLLAHPEVTAALPGNDALARGCVDEVLRMESPVHFLARSAPADADLDGVPVARDDNVLLLIAAANRDPARFPDPDRFDPYRDGPPSLAFGVGLHFCLGSAVSKLEGRLALPRLFARFPRLAVTQPYSYSGSLFLRGIDKLFVTTGEAG, from the coding sequence GTGGATGTCAGCGAGATCCTGACCGGCCTGTACAGCGAACAGGGCCGGCAGAACCCCTATCCCTTCTACACGGACCTGCACGTGCACGGGCCGATCAACGCCATTCCCACCCGTGCCGAGCACAGCACCGTCACCGCCGTCGCCGGCGGGTACGACGTGGTCGACGGGATCCTGCGCGATCCGGGGTGGTACAAGGGCTTTCCGCCCGGCTGGGAGGAGCAGGAGATCCTGCGTACCTTCCTGACCTCGATGATGTTCGTCAACCCGCCGGACCACACCCGGATGCGCGCGGTGTTCGCCAAGACGTTCACCCCGCGCCGGCTGGGCGCGTTGGAGCCGGTGGTGGTGCGGATCGTCACCGAACGCCTGGACGCGATGGCCGAGGCCGGCGCGGACGGCACCGAGGTGGACTTCGTCGCCGACTTCGCGTACCCGGTCCCGGCGCTGGTGATGGCCGAGTTCATCGGTCTGCCCGCCGCCGATCTGGCCTGGTACCGGCAGCGGGTCGACTGGATCGACGAGTACATGGACGTCGCCGGCAAGACGCCGGAGCGGCTGACCCGGGCCAACCAGGCCGCCGAGGAGCTGCGGGCCTACTACCGGGACCTGATCGCCCACCGCCGCCGGGCCCCCGGCGAGGACCTGATCAGCGGGCTGGTCGAGGTGCTCGACGCGGGCGGCGTCGACCTCACCGAGGACGAGCTGATCAGCAACCTGATCGTGTTGTTCAACGCCAGCTTCGTCACCACCGTCTACATGTTCAGCAACGGCCTGCCGCTGCTGCTCGCCCATCCGGAGGTGACCGCCGCGCTGCCCGGGAACGACGCGCTCGCCCGTGGCTGCGTGGACGAGGTGCTGCGGATGGAGAGCCCGGTGCACTTCCTGGCCCGTTCCGCGCCGGCCGACGCCGACCTGGACGGCGTGCCGGTCGCCCGCGACGACAACGTGCTGCTGCTGATCGCCGCCGCGAACCGGGACCCGGCGCGCTTCCCCGATCCGGACCGCTTCGACCCGTACCGGGACGGTCCACCGTCGCTGGCCTTCGGCGTCGGACTGCACTTCTGCCTCGGCTCCGCGGTCTCGAAGCTGGAGGGCCGGCTCGCGCTGCCCCGGCTGTTCGCCCGCTTCCCCCGGCTCGCGGTCACCCAGCCGTACAGCTACAGCGGTAGCCTCTTCCTGCGCGGCATCGACAAGCTCTTCGTCACCACCGGGGAGGCCGGATGA
- a CDS encoding alpha/beta hydrolase, with translation MTLDPQVVAWRAARAAAGVVPLYTQTLAEARAADLAAIRAGAGAVEPVAEVRDTQVPGPAGPLPVRVHRPAGDGPLPTLVWFFGGGWTLGSVDTADGICRRLVNLAGCQTVTVGYRLAPEHPFPAAVQDCHAALRHLATHPDEFRIDAGRLAVGGDSAGGNLAAAVTLLARADGGPRLAAQVLVYPNTDQRPGRRPADDEDPLLFNRHSVAWYRGHYLTDPADASDPLASPLLAEDLSGLPPALVVTAGNDPLRAEGARYAERLGGAGVPTETADYPGMIHGFFAMPGVFDAGRDAQDRVAAFLRRRFDLDPAGPASAGGGSAGPASTAGESAGRASAVGWSAGSTPVGGDPAASATGAGVHG, from the coding sequence ATGACGCTCGATCCGCAGGTGGTCGCGTGGCGGGCCGCGCGGGCGGCAGCCGGCGTCGTGCCGCTCTACACCCAGACCCTCGCCGAGGCCCGCGCCGCCGACCTCGCCGCGATCCGCGCCGGCGCCGGCGCGGTCGAGCCGGTCGCCGAGGTACGCGACACCCAGGTGCCCGGCCCGGCCGGGCCGCTGCCGGTGCGGGTGCACCGGCCGGCCGGCGACGGTCCGCTGCCCACGCTGGTCTGGTTCTTCGGCGGCGGCTGGACGCTGGGCAGCGTGGACACCGCCGACGGGATCTGCCGCCGGCTGGTCAACCTCGCCGGCTGTCAGACCGTGACCGTCGGCTACCGGCTCGCCCCCGAGCACCCGTTCCCGGCCGCGGTCCAGGACTGCCACGCCGCGCTGCGTCACCTGGCCACGCACCCCGACGAGTTCCGGATCGACGCGGGCCGGCTGGCGGTCGGCGGGGACAGCGCCGGCGGCAACCTGGCCGCCGCGGTGACGCTGCTGGCCCGCGCCGACGGCGGGCCCCGGCTCGCCGCCCAGGTGCTGGTCTACCCGAACACCGACCAGCGTCCCGGCCGGCGCCCGGCCGACGACGAGGACCCGTTGCTGTTCAACCGGCACTCGGTGGCGTGGTACCGCGGCCACTACCTCACCGATCCGGCGGACGCGTCCGATCCGCTGGCCTCGCCGCTGCTCGCCGAGGACCTGTCCGGCCTGCCGCCGGCGCTTGTCGTCACCGCCGGGAACGACCCGCTGCGGGCCGAGGGCGCGCGGTACGCCGAGCGGCTGGGCGGGGCCGGCGTGCCGACCGAGACGGCCGACTACCCGGGCATGATCCACGGCTTCTTCGCCATGCCCGGCGTGTTCGACGCCGGCCGCGATGCCCAGGACCGGGTGGCCGCGTTCCTGCGCCGGCGCTTCGACCTCGACCCGGCCGGTCCGGCGTCGGCGGGCGGCGGGTCGGCGGGTCCGGCGTCGACGGCGGGGGAGTCGGCCGGTCGGGCCTCGGCCGTCGGCTGGTCGGCCGGTTCGACACCGGTCGGCGGAGATCCGGCCGCGAGCGCGACGGGTGCCGGCGTCCATGGCTGA
- a CDS encoding alpha-hydroxy acid oxidase, with protein MAERSVDPPTPVAGPAFVPPASLADFAGLARAVLPADVWDFVDGGSGAETALAANRAALDRVAVLPRMLAGVDVPSTEAALPGGRAALPVAVAPMAYQRLLHADGEPALAAAAGAAGVPYVASTLSSTPIEEVAAAGGTVWFQLYWLRDRGLVADLLDRALGAGCAAVLLTVDVPVLGRRLRDVRNGFTLPAHVTAANLPGGRDDLAHRGTPGVSAVAVHTGAVFAPAVSWADLAWLRARTPVPLLVKGILDARDAVRAADAGVDAVVVSNHGGRQLDAAPASVSVLPEVVDAVGERCAVLLDSGIRGGVDVLRALALGAAGVLVGRPLLWALAAGGRAGAEAALALLAAELRDALILSGCPDPASARRLRTRIGA; from the coding sequence ATGGCTGAGCGGAGCGTCGACCCGCCGACCCCGGTGGCCGGGCCGGCCTTCGTGCCGCCGGCCAGCCTGGCCGACTTCGCCGGGCTGGCCCGGGCGGTGCTCCCGGCCGACGTGTGGGACTTCGTCGACGGCGGCAGCGGCGCCGAGACCGCGCTGGCCGCCAACCGGGCCGCGCTGGACCGGGTGGCCGTGCTGCCCCGGATGCTGGCCGGCGTGGACGTCCCGAGCACCGAGGCGGCGCTGCCCGGGGGCCGGGCCGCGCTGCCGGTGGCGGTCGCGCCGATGGCGTACCAGCGGTTGCTGCACGCCGACGGCGAGCCGGCGCTCGCGGCGGCGGCCGGCGCGGCGGGCGTGCCCTACGTGGCCAGCACGTTGTCCAGCACGCCGATCGAGGAGGTCGCCGCGGCCGGCGGGACGGTGTGGTTCCAGCTCTACTGGCTGCGCGACCGGGGCCTGGTGGCGGACCTGCTCGACCGGGCGCTGGGCGCGGGCTGCGCGGCGGTGCTGCTCACCGTGGACGTGCCGGTGCTCGGCCGGCGCCTGCGCGACGTGCGCAACGGCTTCACGCTGCCGGCGCACGTCACCGCCGCCAACCTGCCCGGCGGTCGGGACGACCTGGCCCACCGGGGCACGCCCGGCGTCTCGGCGGTGGCGGTGCACACCGGCGCGGTCTTCGCGCCGGCGGTGAGCTGGGCGGACCTGGCCTGGCTGCGCGCGCGTACCCCGGTGCCGTTGCTGGTCAAGGGCATCCTGGACGCGCGCGACGCGGTCCGCGCGGCGGACGCCGGCGTGGACGCGGTGGTGGTCTCCAACCACGGCGGCCGGCAGCTCGACGCCGCCCCGGCCAGCGTGAGTGTGCTGCCGGAGGTGGTCGACGCGGTGGGGGAGCGGTGCGCGGTGCTGCTGGACAGCGGTATCCGCGGCGGCGTCGACGTGCTGCGCGCGCTCGCGCTCGGCGCGGCCGGCGTGCTGGTCGGCCGGCCGCTGCTCTGGGCGCTCGCGGCCGGCGGCCGGGCCGGCGCGGAGGCCGCCCTGGCGCTGCTCGCCGCCGAGCTGCGGGACGCGCTCATCCTCAGCGGCTGCCCCGACCCGGCCTCGGCCCGGCGGCTGCGTACTCGGATCGGAGCCTGA
- a CDS encoding aminotransferase-like domain-containing protein, with protein sequence MEPVDLTVEALHGSVGDPALNSMNFLNEVAQHYPDAVSLAAGRPYEEFFDSALLPGHLDRFRAHLADDLGLSPAQVDRTLLQYGRTKGIVHHLIARHLAVDEGFTVDPETIVVTVGCQEAMFLVLRALRADPADVLFAVAPTYVGLTGAARLVDLPVRPVAGGADGVDLADLRAGVRRARAEGLRPRACYVMPDFANPSGVSMDTAQRRRLLDLAAEEELLLIEDNPYGLFPAAGVDRRPTLKALDTARRVVYLGSFAKTVLPGARVGYVVADQRVGGADGTVGPLADQLAKIKSMVTVNTSPISQAVIGGALLAHDCSLVAANVRERAAYARNLRHLVDGLARRFPAGGPVRWTVPAGGFFVVVTVPFPVDDALLHRSAREYGVLWTPMAHFYDAGTPVNALRLSVSAVTPAQIDVGLDRLAALVADTTAAVGAPA encoded by the coding sequence GTGGAACCGGTGGACCTGACCGTCGAGGCGCTGCACGGCAGCGTCGGTGACCCGGCGTTGAACTCGATGAACTTCCTCAACGAGGTGGCGCAGCACTATCCCGACGCGGTGTCGCTGGCCGCCGGTCGGCCGTACGAGGAGTTCTTCGACTCGGCGCTGCTGCCCGGCCACCTGGACCGGTTCCGGGCGCACCTCGCCGACGACCTGGGGCTGAGCCCGGCCCAGGTGGACCGGACGCTGTTGCAGTACGGGCGGACCAAGGGCATCGTGCACCACCTGATCGCCCGCCACCTCGCCGTCGACGAGGGGTTCACCGTCGACCCGGAGACGATCGTGGTGACGGTCGGCTGCCAGGAGGCGATGTTCCTGGTGCTGCGCGCGTTGCGGGCCGACCCGGCCGACGTGCTGTTCGCGGTGGCGCCCACGTACGTCGGGCTGACCGGCGCGGCCCGCCTGGTCGACCTGCCGGTACGTCCGGTGGCCGGTGGCGCGGACGGCGTCGACCTGGCCGACCTGCGGGCCGGGGTGCGCCGGGCCCGCGCCGAGGGGTTGCGCCCGCGCGCCTGCTACGTGATGCCGGACTTCGCGAACCCGTCCGGCGTGAGCATGGACACCGCGCAGCGCCGCCGGCTGCTCGACCTGGCCGCCGAGGAGGAGCTGCTGCTGATCGAGGACAACCCGTACGGCCTGTTCCCGGCCGCCGGCGTGGACCGTCGCCCCACGCTCAAGGCGCTGGACACCGCGCGCCGGGTGGTCTATCTCGGTTCGTTCGCCAAGACGGTGCTGCCCGGCGCCCGGGTCGGCTACGTGGTCGCCGACCAGCGGGTGGGGGGCGCGGACGGCACGGTGGGTCCGCTCGCCGACCAGCTCGCCAAGATCAAGAGCATGGTCACGGTCAACACGTCGCCGATCAGCCAGGCGGTGATCGGTGGCGCGCTGCTGGCGCACGACTGCTCGCTGGTGGCCGCGAACGTCCGGGAGCGGGCCGCGTACGCCCGCAACCTGCGCCACCTGGTCGACGGCCTGGCCCGCCGCTTCCCGGCCGGCGGGCCGGTGCGCTGGACCGTGCCGGCCGGTGGCTTCTTCGTGGTGGTCACCGTGCCGTTCCCGGTCGACGACGCGCTGCTGCACCGCTCGGCCCGCGAGTACGGCGTGCTCTGGACGCCGATGGCGCACTTCTACGACGCCGGCACGCCGGTGAACGCGCTGCGACTGTCGGTGAGCGCGGTCACCCCGGCGCAGATCGACGTGGGCCTGGACCGGCTCGCGGCGCTGGTCGCGGACACCACGGCCGCGGTGGGCGCACCGGCCTGA
- a CDS encoding glycine hydroxymethyltransferase, with the protein MSHNAESTAFRSALEVIRAVEPRVADAIGAELADQRESLKLIASENYASPATLLAMGNWFSDKYAEGTVGRRFYAGCQNVDTVEALAAEHARELFGAAHAYVQPHSGIDANLVAFWAILADRVESPALRKAQVRHVNDLTEADWFALRRELGDQRMLGMSLDAGGHLTHGFRPNISGKMFDQRSYGTDPATGLVDYDRVAEAAREFRPLVLVAGYSAYPRKVNFRIMREIADEVGATFMVDMAHFAGLVAGKVFTGDFDPVPHAHIVTTTTHKSLRGPRGGMVLCGPELADQVDRGCPMVLGGPLPHVMAAKAVALAEARRPDFADYAQRIVDNAQALADGLLSRGATLVTGGTDNHLVLIDVSGYGLTGRQAEQALLDSGIVTNRNAVPQDPNGAWYTSGIRIGTPALTTRGLGAAEMDATAELIHTVLTRTTAGTGPDGGPSKAKYVLDPAVAEQVGKQAADLLTPFPLYPEVTLG; encoded by the coding sequence ATGTCGCACAACGCCGAGTCCACCGCCTTCCGCAGCGCGCTGGAGGTGATCCGCGCCGTCGAGCCGCGGGTGGCGGACGCCATCGGGGCGGAGCTGGCCGACCAGCGCGAGTCGCTGAAGTTGATCGCCAGTGAGAACTACGCCTCCCCCGCGACGCTGCTGGCCATGGGGAACTGGTTCAGCGACAAGTACGCCGAGGGCACCGTCGGGCGCCGCTTCTACGCCGGCTGCCAGAACGTGGACACCGTCGAGGCGCTCGCCGCCGAGCACGCCCGGGAGCTGTTCGGGGCCGCCCACGCGTACGTGCAGCCGCATTCCGGCATCGACGCCAACCTGGTCGCGTTCTGGGCGATCCTGGCCGACCGGGTCGAGTCCCCCGCGCTGCGCAAGGCGCAGGTCCGGCACGTCAACGACCTGACCGAGGCGGACTGGTTCGCGTTGCGCCGGGAGCTGGGCGACCAGCGGATGCTGGGCATGTCGCTGGACGCCGGCGGCCACCTCACCCACGGGTTCCGGCCGAACATCTCCGGCAAGATGTTCGACCAGCGCAGCTACGGCACCGACCCGGCCACCGGGCTGGTCGACTACGACCGGGTCGCCGAGGCGGCCCGGGAGTTCCGGCCGCTGGTCCTGGTCGCCGGCTACTCGGCGTACCCGCGGAAGGTCAACTTCCGGATCATGCGGGAGATCGCCGACGAGGTCGGCGCCACGTTCATGGTCGACATGGCGCACTTCGCCGGCCTGGTCGCCGGCAAGGTCTTCACCGGCGACTTCGACCCGGTGCCGCACGCGCACATCGTCACCACCACCACGCACAAGTCGCTGCGCGGGCCGCGCGGCGGCATGGTGCTCTGCGGCCCGGAGCTGGCCGACCAGGTCGACCGCGGCTGCCCGATGGTGCTCGGCGGCCCGCTGCCGCACGTGATGGCCGCCAAGGCGGTCGCGCTGGCCGAGGCGCGGCGTCCCGACTTCGCCGACTACGCCCAGCGGATCGTGGACAACGCGCAGGCGCTCGCCGACGGGCTGCTGAGCCGGGGCGCGACGCTGGTCACCGGTGGCACCGACAACCACCTGGTGCTCATCGACGTCTCCGGCTACGGCCTGACCGGCCGGCAGGCCGAGCAGGCGCTGCTGGACTCCGGCATCGTGACCAACCGCAACGCCGTGCCGCAGGACCCGAACGGCGCGTGGTACACCTCCGGCATCCGGATCGGCACGCCGGCGCTGACCACCCGGGGGCTGGGCGCCGCCGAGATGGACGCGACCGCCGAGCTGATCCACACCGTGCTCACCCGGACCACCGCCGGCACCGGCCCGGACGGCGGCCCGTCGAAGGCGAAGTACGTGCTGGACCCGGCGGTGGCCGAGCAGGTCGGCAAGCAGGCCGCCGACCTGCTCACCCCGTTCCCGCTCTACCCCGAGGTCACCCTGGGCTGA
- a CDS encoding hemerythrin domain-containing protein, whose product MSTDAIVLLKEDHKEIRRLFTAFQDAEDGPASRRGKIVTQILEALTVHTYLENEVMYPEVRKLVPDVEDDILESYEEHHVADVLCLELAAMDADDERFVAKTTVLIENVLHHVEEEEQEWFPKVREALGRNQLQEIGQRMLDLRPTAPKTPTAPKALKKARDAVDA is encoded by the coding sequence GTGTCCACCGACGCGATCGTCCTGCTCAAGGAGGACCACAAGGAGATCCGCCGCCTGTTCACGGCGTTCCAGGATGCCGAGGACGGGCCGGCGAGCCGGCGCGGGAAGATCGTCACGCAGATCCTCGAGGCGCTGACGGTGCACACCTACCTGGAGAACGAGGTGATGTACCCGGAGGTCCGCAAACTGGTGCCGGACGTCGAGGACGACATCCTCGAGTCGTACGAGGAGCACCACGTGGCGGACGTGCTCTGCCTCGAGCTGGCCGCCATGGACGCCGACGACGAGCGGTTCGTCGCCAAGACGACGGTGCTGATCGAGAACGTGCTGCACCACGTCGAGGAGGAGGAGCAGGAGTGGTTCCCGAAGGTGCGCGAGGCGCTCGGCCGTAACCAGCTCCAGGAGATCGGCCAGCGCATGCTGGACCTGCGGCCGACGGCGCCGAAGACGCCGACCGCCCCGAAGGCGCTGAAGAAGGCGCGGGACGCCGTGGACGCCTGA
- a CDS encoding S8 family peptidase, translating to MNNLRRKTLAAASAVTLGAGLAVTGGLAPAAAAGPETSYLVLAPQGATTGKAAARVAAADGTVVASYDQIGVLVARSTNPDFAARVAGAGVESVASTAGLGTALDEGETVEVSAAQLADATGDPTKEPLYGQQWDMDMIHVPQAHAVTTGRPDVVVGVLDSGISSTHPDLATQIAKDKSTSCVGGVTDTTEAAWNPTNSDHGTHVAGTIAAAINGVGVTGVAPGVKVAAVKVVNNDGYIFPEAAVCGFLWAADHGMRLTNNSYYIDPWELNCRNDARQRPVWQAVQRAIRYSQSKGVLNVASAGNSNYDLAHKITDTGSPNNGTPEERENLTNACLDLPAEAPGVVTVAAVGPTGAKSYYSSYGQGVIDVTAPGGDTRFRTQGARSTSTDGILSTTFNTVTRTNGWGYKQGTSMSGPHATGVAALALSAHPGMTPGQLSSFLERTATAQPCPAGVYNPVPLIPTGPNAYDATCSGGARNGFYGAGVVDAYAAVK from the coding sequence GTGAACAACCTTCGTCGCAAGACACTGGCCGCCGCGTCCGCGGTGACGCTCGGTGCCGGTCTCGCCGTCACCGGCGGCCTGGCGCCGGCGGCAGCCGCCGGACCGGAGACCTCCTACCTGGTCCTCGCCCCGCAGGGCGCCACCACCGGCAAGGCCGCCGCCCGGGTGGCCGCCGCCGACGGCACCGTGGTGGCCAGCTATGACCAGATCGGCGTGCTCGTCGCCCGCTCGACCAACCCGGACTTCGCCGCCCGGGTGGCCGGCGCGGGCGTCGAGTCGGTCGCCTCCACCGCCGGCCTGGGCACCGCCCTCGACGAGGGCGAGACCGTCGAGGTCTCGGCGGCGCAGCTCGCCGACGCCACCGGCGACCCCACCAAGGAACCGCTCTACGGCCAGCAGTGGGACATGGACATGATCCACGTCCCGCAGGCACACGCGGTGACCACCGGCCGCCCGGACGTCGTCGTCGGCGTCCTGGACAGCGGCATCTCCAGCACCCACCCGGACCTGGCGACCCAGATCGCCAAGGACAAGAGCACGTCCTGTGTCGGCGGCGTCACCGACACCACCGAGGCGGCGTGGAACCCGACCAACAGCGACCACGGCACGCACGTGGCCGGCACCATCGCCGCGGCGATCAACGGCGTCGGTGTCACCGGCGTCGCGCCGGGGGTCAAGGTGGCCGCCGTCAAGGTGGTCAACAACGACGGCTACATCTTCCCGGAGGCCGCGGTCTGCGGGTTCCTCTGGGCGGCCGACCACGGGATGCGGCTGACCAACAACAGCTACTACATCGACCCGTGGGAGCTGAACTGCCGCAACGACGCGCGGCAGCGCCCGGTGTGGCAGGCCGTGCAGCGGGCGATCCGCTACTCGCAGTCCAAGGGCGTGCTGAACGTGGCGTCCGCCGGTAACTCGAACTACGACCTCGCCCACAAGATCACCGACACCGGCAGCCCGAACAACGGGACGCCGGAGGAGCGCGAGAACCTCACCAACGCCTGCCTCGACCTGCCGGCCGAGGCGCCCGGCGTGGTGACCGTCGCCGCGGTGGGCCCGACCGGCGCGAAGAGCTACTACTCCTCGTACGGGCAGGGCGTGATCGACGTGACGGCGCCGGGTGGCGACACCCGGTTCCGGACCCAGGGCGCGCGCTCCACGTCGACCGACGGCATCCTGTCGACCACCTTCAACACCGTCACCCGCACCAACGGGTGGGGCTACAAGCAGGGCACGTCGATGTCCGGCCCGCACGCCACCGGCGTCGCGGCGCTGGCGCTGTCGGCGCACCCGGGCATGACCCCGGGTCAGCTGTCGTCGTTCCTGGAGCGCACGGCGACCGCCCAGCCCTGCCCGGCGGGCGTCTACAACCCGGTCCCGCTGATCCCGACGGGCCCGAACGCCTACGACGCGACCTGCTCCGGCGGGGCGCGTAACGGGTTCTACGGCGCCGGCGTCGTCGACGCGTACGCCGCGGTGAAGTAA
- a CDS encoding NAD(P)H-hydrate dehydratase: MPSRSDVITPALLRDWALPVPSGGKEARGTVLVVGGSRFTPGAVLLAGVAALRAGAGVLQLAAPESTATALSIQVPEALVIGLPETGEGAVRGDPGDVLGGLVADADVVAVGPGLTDIDATRELLRLVLDAAGRETALVLDAYALGALSHEPDLLVGSGRRVVLTPNLTEARHLLGRDPGDDLDAEAVELAGRYDAVVSLYGHIATPDGRAWREESGDAGLGTSGSGDVRAGLLAGLLSRGADPAQAACWAAFAHAVSGQRLVPRYGRIGFLARELLDEIPYTIATV, encoded by the coding sequence ATGCCGAGCCGGTCTGACGTGATCACCCCCGCGCTGCTGCGGGACTGGGCGCTGCCCGTGCCCTCCGGCGGCAAGGAGGCGCGCGGCACGGTGCTGGTGGTCGGCGGGTCCCGGTTCACGCCGGGGGCGGTGCTGCTGGCCGGCGTCGCCGCGCTGCGCGCCGGCGCCGGCGTGCTCCAGCTCGCCGCCCCCGAGTCCACCGCCACCGCGCTGAGCATCCAGGTCCCGGAGGCACTGGTAATCGGCCTGCCGGAAACCGGCGAGGGTGCGGTCCGGGGCGACCCCGGCGACGTGCTGGGCGGCCTGGTCGCCGACGCGGACGTGGTGGCGGTCGGCCCCGGGCTGACCGACATCGACGCCACCCGGGAGCTGCTGCGCCTGGTGCTCGACGCGGCCGGCCGGGAGACGGCCCTGGTGCTCGACGCGTACGCGCTCGGCGCGCTCAGCCACGAGCCGGACCTGCTGGTCGGCTCCGGCCGCAGGGTGGTGCTCACGCCGAACCTCACCGAGGCCCGTCACCTGCTCGGCCGTGACCCCGGCGACGACCTGGACGCCGAGGCGGTGGAGCTGGCCGGCCGGTACGACGCGGTGGTCTCGCTGTACGGGCACATCGCCACCCCGGACGGCCGGGCCTGGCGGGAGGAGAGCGGCGACGCCGGGCTGGGCACCTCCGGCAGCGGCGACGTGCGGGCCGGGCTGCTGGCCGGGCTGCTCTCCCGCGGCGCCGACCCGGCGCAGGCCGCGTGCTGGGCGGCGTTCGCGCACGCGGTCAGCGGGCAGCGGCTGGTGCCCCGCTACGGCCGGATCGGCTTCCTGGCCCGTGAGCTGCTCGACGAGATCCCGTACACGATCGCGACGGTCTGA